One window from the genome of Aricia agestis chromosome 22, ilAriAges1.1, whole genome shotgun sequence encodes:
- the LOC121738250 gene encoding uncharacterized protein LOC121738250: MSTIAQLLKPDKFEVEPGTPDAELKYEHWKTTFSNYLSEGMGKETFSEETKLRLLLNNLSYNVYIHVREAKDYVSAIELLDKLYIKEKNKVHARYILLRSVQKPDESISDFLRTLQQRAQSCCFKAVDAQTHKSEYIRDAFIAGINSNEIRQQLLQSLDINLDQAVNKALSIELANNNSKDYKITSMDFNNIERTTTTFHQKKCFFLRWPCPPTHKMPRIKCHMHQLQQEGPLCQGAISAASPMSLKKTTIVLSINNHRADALIDSGSSTSFIDENLVQELKLKRIPWNENVTLASKNNTSCVKGMCFVDLKMNEHFYRRKPLYILNSLCSDIIIGHDILSDHSSVELTFGGTKKPLKICNVIAASVPEVSLFANLSENVKPIAIKSRKHSEADKIFIENEIEKLLKDGVIESTNSPWRAQVLVTTDVEEVELIEANPQYSYVRLADGREATISNKHLAPLPQTPITVLEPQLETETRPLSSNGNAEVDEVRMEADSSHQNTEDFDSDSPRQDEEVLQEAPSSHPGISSEETITGNEERDRTRRSGRQRKTPDYLKHYVPR, from the exons ATGTCTACAATTGCGCAACTACTAAAGCCAGATAAGTTCGAAGTCGAACCCGGCACTCCGGATGCTGAATTAAAGTATGAACACTGGAAAACGACATTCTCAAACTATCTTAGCGAAGGCATGGGAAAAGAAACTTTTTCGGAAGAAACCAAGCTAAGGTTACTATTAAACAATTTATCTTACAATGTTTATATTCACGTTCGTGAAGCGAAAGATTATGTTTCGGCCATTGAACTATTAGACAAActttatattaaagaaaagaataAGGTTCATGCCAGATATATACTGTTAAGATCTGTACAAAAACCAGATGAGAGCATTTCAGATTTCTTGCGCACGCTCCAGCAACGCGCCCAAAGTTGCTGTTTTAAAGCTGTAGATGCTCAAACTCACAAAAGTGAATACATACGTGACGCATTTATTGCTGGGATTAATTCAAATGAGATCAGACAACAATTATTACAAAGTTTAGATATAAATTTAGATCAGGCCGTTAATAAAGCCCTTTCCATTGAACTGGCAAACAATAACTCTAAAGACTACAAAATTACTAGTATGGATTTCAATAATATTGAGAGAACGACGACTACCTTTCACCaaaagaaatgtttttttttgcggTGGCCATGTCCACCAACGCATAAAATGCCCCGCATTAAATGTCACATGCACCAATTGCAACAAGAAGGGCCATTATGCCAAG GAGCTATATCTGCCGCCTCTCCTATGAGCTTGAAAAAGACTACTATAGTTTTATCTATCAATAATCACAGAGCCGATGCTCTCATAGATAGCGGAAGCTCTACTAGCTTTATAGACGAGAATCTCGTTCAAGAACTGAAATTAAAACGCATTCCCTGGAACGAAAATGTAACTTTAGCCTCCAAAAATAACACTTCGTGTGTAAAGGGGATGTGCTTCGTAGATCTTAAAATGAATGAACATTTCTACAGACGTAAACCTCTTTATATTCTTAACTCACTTTGCTCTGATATTATAATTGGACATGATATCTTAAGCGACCACTCGTCAGTCGAACTTACCTTTGGAGGTACAAAGAAACCTCTTAAAATATGCAATGTCATAGCAGCTTCTGTTCCTGAAGTCTCACTTTTTGCTAACCTCTCTGAAAATGTGAAGCCCATAGCAATTAAATCTAGGAAACACTCAGAAgctgataaaatatttattgaaaatgaAATCGAGAAACTTTTGAAGGATGGCGTGATCGAGTCAACTAATTCTCCTTGGCGAGCACAAGTGTTGGTTACTACAG ACGTAGAAGAAGTGGAATTGATCGAAGCTAATCCTCAGTATTCTTACGTAAGACTAGCAGACGGGCGGGAGGCTACCATATCTAACAAACATTTAGCACCACTTCCTCAAACTCCAATAACCGTCCTGGAACCACAACTAGAAACGGAGACGAGACCATTGAGTTCAAATGGTAATGCCGAAGTTGACGAAGTACGGATGGAAGCAGATTCATCACACCAGAACACGGAGGATTTTGATTCTGATTCACCACGCCAAGATGAAGAAGTACTTCAAGAAGCTCCTTCTTCACACCCGGGAATTAGCTCAGAGGAAACTATAACTGGCAATGAGGAGCGAGATCGGACAAGAAGATCTGGAAGACAAAGAAAAACTCCAGATTATCTCAAGCACTATGTTCCTCGTTAA
- the LOC121738012 gene encoding uncharacterized protein LOC121738012, protein MSVSIIDLPREIFANILISTDGYTLGKCRRVCSGWKDFIDQTDILWERMCMKDFKCSSQIAKRKSGNDCKWYYIYRNLKLWCDSIMHVKRLKEFYKFNVNTLEVSYGVLPVRDLVGTVLFDTTTLKIIPITLPERNCVRIANNDKVTVVLLSNSKILIQRTIESTSYTNEAVFNAENFALSNDYVYYYMNNYIYKCNLQSPNLSSMLIVNCEYQIANIEHNNEITCIFTKCKKFLNILKDNTIVIKPVTCPKEWLPQLKNVYYFNEKNYISYSRNLFILHTEKALHTYINFPPIASLFFYGDIVLIGTRNSEIFLYKPFDKKKTKHTEIYQYMSLLVKLPDNKIPMKIDVCERKSGSLILVMTSSDLFTIDINISYNDAGINTSRIYSKTQIDMYKRLLKIKERLDKTTYTVNS, encoded by the exons ATGAGTGTATCTATTATAGATTTGCCGAGGGAGATTTTtgcaaatatattaatatcaacAGACGGATATACGTTAGGAAAATGTAGAAGGGTCTGCAGCGGCTGGAAGGACTTTATAGATCAGACAGATATCTTGTGGGAAAGGATGTGTATGAAAGATTTCAAATGCTCTTCTCAAATCGCCAAAAGAAAATCCGGAAACGATTGCAAGtggtattatatatatagaaacCTAAAACTTTGGTGCGATTCCATAATGCATGTTAAGAGACTtaaagaattttataaattcaaTGTTAACACTTTAGAAGTAAGCTATGGAGTTTTACCTGTCCGAGACTTAGTTGGTACTGTTCTCTTCGATACTACAACATTAAAGATTATTCCAATAACACTACCGGAACGAAACTGTGTAAGAATTGCTAATAATGACAAAGTCACAGTTGTTCTGCTGTCCAATAGTAAGATTTTAATACAACGGACCATAGAATCAACTAGTTACACAAACGAAGCAGTCTTTAATGCAGAAAACTTTGCGCTTAGCAATGACTATGTATATTACTACatgaataattatatttacaagtGCAATCTTCAAAGTCCTAATTTATCCAGCATGTTGATTGTAAATTGTGAGTACCAAATAGCGAATATAGAACACAATAACGAGATAACATGCATTTTTACAAAGTGTAAGAAATTTTTGAATATTCTGAAAGATAATACAATAGTTATAAAACCAGTTACTTGTCCAAAGGAATGGCTGCCACAATTAAAGAATGTGTATTATTtcaatgaaaaaaattatatatcatattcgagaaatttattcatattgcATACAGAAAAAGCCTTGCACACATACATAAATTTCCCTCCGATAGCTTCGTTATTTTTCTACGGTGACATTGTTTTGATCGGCACAAGAAACAGCGAGATATTCTTATATAAACCATTtgataaaaagaaaactaaGCACACAGAGATATATCAGTACATGAGCTTATTAGTTAAATTGCCAGATAATAAAATTCCAATGAAAATTGATGTTTGCGAGCGTAAATCTGGATCACTCATATTGGTGATGACTTCGTCTGATCTCTTCACTATCGATATCAACATTAGTTACAAT GATGCGGGAATCAACACGTCAAGGATATACAGCAAGACTCAAATAGATATGTACAAAAGGTTGTTGAAAATCAAAGAAAGATTGGACAAAACTACATACACCGTTAATAGTTAG